The window CCTCGTCCTCTTCGTCCTGGCGCGTAGTGCTCGCCTGCACGAGTCGTGTCCTGACGTAGCCGGGAACACGGCAGAGCTGGATCCGGCCTTCCAGCATCTGACCGACCACCACGTGGTCGTCGTCGGACACGGCCAAGAGGCTCGGGTGGTAGAACCATCCGTCGCGGAAGCCCTTCCCACCGAACTCGCCGAGAAACCGGCCATCGGTGGAGTAGCAGACGACTGCGAATCGCATCTTGTCGAGGACCGCCACGATCCCGTGGGACGTGACGTCGACTGCGACGGGAAAGTTCAACTGACCCGGTGTGTTCCCGCGGATGCCCACCGAACGCAGGAGGTCTCCGGACTCGACGTCGAACGCGAGCACGAGGCCCAGGTTCGAGACCGGAATCCAGAGCTCTCCGTCGCGGACGGAGGGCTCGCCGAGCAACAGTTCATCGCGATCGCCGTCGCCGACCGCAGTCGCGACGTCGATCCGGTGGACGCGTCGCCCGTCACGCCCGATCACATGGACGTTCGCATCGCCACCGACGAGGAGCAGTCGGTCCTCTTCGTCGCAGGCGATTCCATGGATCCGGGGCAGGTCCAGCGCGGCGAGTTCGATCGTGTCGAGATACATCCCGTCGAAATCGAACTGCACCAGCCGCTGTCCCTGCCGGGACGTTCCGAGGACGAATACGTGTCCTTCGGAGTCGACGACGACGCCCTGTGGTGAACCGATGTGATCGGCACAGCCGAACTGATAGCGGTAGAGGCCGTCCCGGTCGAAGATCACGATCCGATTCGCACCCGTGTCCCCCACGAAGATCTCACCGTGGCGACGATCGACGTGCAGGGCCATGGGTCGTTGGATCGGATCGTTCATCCCGGGAAGGCGCAGGGACCGCTCCAGCTCCGCGGGCGCGAACAGTGGCAGCGAAGACCCGGAGTCCTGGGCTCCGACCCCACCGACACCCACCACGGCGAGGGTGACGTAGAACGCCACACCTGCCACGGCACGCCCGATGAAGTCTTCTGCACGAATTCCGGTCACTCTGCTGCCTCATTCCACACTCGGCCGATACCCCCGAGCCGGGGTTGGGGAATCGACCCACTGCCTCTTCGAAGCACGAGGACCGTACGCTTGTTCACAGCGTGGCGCCGAGTGCGGCATTGTGACCTCACGAATCCGTGTCGCAAGTTCGGGGAAATAGTACAGTTGCATCATGTGCGGTCGGATCGTGCCCGGTCGTGCCCGAAACCGGTGGATGCCGGTCGATCGAGGCCTCGCCGGCTCAGAGAGTGAGCGCCCGGACCATGACGAGCGCAGCCGCGAGAGCAGAGGTCACCATCATCGTCCAGGAGCGCCGGGCGTCCGCGTCGGGGGCGCCGGCGGCTGCATGGACCCAGAGGATCTGGTCGCGGCCGATGTCGGTCACGGCACGGGAGTCGGCGTAGGAGGCCCGGCGCTCGGCGATCAGACGCAGGCGAACGGTGTCCTCGTCGACCGACACCACGTCGCCGGCGAAGGCCTGGCCTTCGCGCAGGGTCACGCGCACCGCCTGACCCTCGACCAGCGTGTCGAGATCGAGTGCGCCCTCGGGCCCGCCTCCCGCCACGGTGACCGGAAGAGGACCACTGCCCGCGGAACATCCGACGAGCAGGACGACGAGGACGAAGACCCGCGTCCCGCGAACGGGTCCGGACTTCCGACTGTGACGAGTCATGCGAGGAGTCCCCGGGGAGAGGCACACGCTTGCCCTGAGGCGATCACGCTGCGTATCGTAGCACCACCTCGCAGCAAAGGAATCGGATTCCCATGGACAGTCACCCCCGGTGTCCCTCGTCCTTCCTCCTGCTGTTCTCCGGCGCCCTGCTCGCCCTTCCCGCGGTCGCTCCCGCGGCCGGCGCACCACATCTCGCCCGCGTCTACACACTCGACGGTGAGTTCGTCCACGACGTGGGCGAGATCCAGCTGCACGTCACCAACTTCGGTCTGATCGGATCCCTCCCGGGCAACACCTGCAGCTTCTGCGACGCCCCGTCCGCGATGTGGCCGGCGGACAGCGGCGTCGACCACGTCTACCAGGCCGGTCTGTGGATCGGCGCACTCCTCGACGGCCAACCCCTCGTCACGACGGCCGCCCCCAGCGGCCGTGAACTCCGCGACGACGCGGTCGACCCTCTGGCCACGATCTACGAGGCGACCGAGGGCGAACCCGGCGGCCGCCGCTACCCACACCCCGGCTTCGACGACGACGGTGACGGTCTCGAGGACGAGGATCCCCTGAACGGTCGCGACGACGACCTCGACGGAGCGATCGACGAGGACTTCGCCGCCGTCTCCGACCAGTACTTCCGCGCGTTCCTGACCGACGACGACGACGCGATCCTGGCCAACGAGCCCGACCACACGCCCCTGCACCTGCAGGTGGTCCAGGAGAGCTTCGCCTGGTCCGACGACGACGTGGACGACTTCGTGGGCTTCGAGTTCACGATCACCGCCAGCGACGACTTCCCGGCCGACCGCGTGCTCGAGGACGTCCACCTGGGCTTCTACGTGGATCCCGACATCGGCCCGCGCGGTGTTCCCGGGATCGCGAGCGACGACCTGCCCGACTTCTTCGACGGTCTCGTCCGTGCTCCGAATTCGAGCCTGGTCCCCCTGACGCTCGCCAGCGCCTACGACGCGGACGGCGACGGAGGGGTGTCACCGGGACACGTCGGCGTCCTGTTCTTCGACCGGGAGACGACCGGCTTCCAGGTGTTCCAGGGCAACCTCACCTTCGACCAGGGCGGTGATCCCACGACCGACGCGGAACGCTACGCCCTGCTCTCGGAGAGCGGGTACGACGCCACACCCACGGGGACGACGAACGCCGGCGACTACCGGATCCTGATCTCGACGGGTCCGATCGAGGAGTTCCGGATCGACGACGAGATCCGGCTGCGCCTGGCACTCGTGGTCGGCGCGGGACGGGACGGACTGTTGACGCACGCCGCCCAGGCCTACCTGACGTCGTACGGTCGCTTCTTCGACCGCGACGGCGATCCCGACACCGGAGACGACGGCCGCGAATACCGTGTGGCCTGGATCCCGCCCGGTCAGAATCCCGTGTCCATCCACGACGAGGACGAAGCCGTCGACCCCGTCGTCGCCTCGTGGCGTGGCGCACTTCTTCCGAACGTCCCGAATCCCTTCAACCCGGCCACCGAGATCCGCTTCCGACTGCCCGCCGCGGGGAGCGTGTCGCTGCAGATCCACGATGCCGCCGGTCGTCGTGTCCGCAGTCTCGAGTTGGGATCGATGCCGGCCGGCGAGAGCGCCTGGTCGTGGAACGGGACCGACGACCAGGGCCGCGCCGTGGCGAGTGGGGTGTACCTGGTGCGGCTGGCGACCGACCGCGGCGTCGACTCCCGCCGGATCGTCCTGGCCCGCTGACCATCGGGCGGCGGGCCTCCCTGGGGTGGCGGGCCTCCCTCGCCGGGTTCCCGCCGCCCTCGACTCCTCGCCCCGGCGTCCGGAAGTCCCCCATGGCGCCGGAGTGCTGCGCGGCTCAGCTTTGCGCTACCATCGCGCGACGCGAAGCGAGAGGAGTCCGACCATGAGCCGCGAACACACCTGCCTGCTGGTCGTCGACGTCCAGCCCGACTTCATGCCCGGCGGTGGTCTGGCCGTCGAGGGCGGCGACGAGATCGTCGGGCCGCTCGGCCAGCTCATCGGCGACGGCGAGTTCGGCGTGATCGTCGCCACCCAGGACTGGCATCCGGCCGGCCACGTGTCCTTCGCCAGTTCCCACGAGGGCAAGCAGCCCATGGAGACCCTCGAACTCCACGGGCACGATCAGATCCTGTGGCCCGACCACTGCGTGCAGGGCACCGAGAAGGCACAGCTGCACGCCGGCCTTCCCCTGCAGCACCTCGACGCGATCGTGCGCAAGGGCACCGATCCCACCGTCGACAGCTACAGCGGCTTCCGCGACAACTGGAACGCCGAGGGCGAGCGGCCGGCGACCGGCCTCGCGGGCTACCTCCGCGAGCGCGGCATCCGTGCCCTGGTGGTGGCCGGACTCGCGCGCGACGTCTGCGTGAAGTGGACGATCGAGGACGCCGTCGAGGCCGGCTTCGACGTGGCCTTCCCCTGGGACCTCTCGCGCTCGGTCGATCCCTCGAAGGACGACGACCTGCGCCGGCACTTCGAGGAGCTGGGTGTGGAGGTGACGGAGCGCCAGGCGCTCGTGCGCTGATGGATCCCACCCGCCGCCACCGGATCGAGGGGATCCTGGCCACCGACTTCTACCAGTTGACCGCGGCCCAGGCCTACTGGAAGCAGGGGCTGGCCGGCCGCCGGGCCCAGTTCGACTACTTCTTCCGCAGCTACCCCGACTACGGCGGCCACGCCGCGGGGTACTGCATCGGCGCGGGACTGCAGTGGTTGCTCGAGTGGATGCACGAGTCGTCCTTCGACGACGAAGCGCTCTCCACGCTGCGCGAGCACCGCAACGCGCGCGGCGATCGCATGTTCGACGACGGCTTCCTCGAGTGGCTGCGCGAGCACGGCGACTTCTCGACGACCGAACTCCTGGCCGTTCCCGAAGGGCGCGTGGTGCACGCGAACGTCCCGCTGGTCCTCGCCCGCGGACCGCTCGCGATGCTGCAGGTCCTCGAGACCCCGCTGCTCATGCACCTGAACTACCCGACCCTGGTGGCGACCAAGGCCGCGCGCATCCGCCTCGCCGGCGCCGGCGGGTTGTTCATGGAGTTCGGCGCGCGCCGCGCCCACGACCGCGCGGCCCACGCCGGGGCCCGGGCGGCCCTGATCGGCGGTGCGGACTTCAGCTCGAACACGGGCATCAGCTTCGACCTCGGCCTGCCGCCCAAGGGCACGCACGCCCATGCCCTGGTGCAGGCGCACCTGGCCGACGGCAAGACCGAACTCGACGCCTTCCGTGCCTTCGCCGCCAGTCAACCCGACGACTGCGTCCTGCTGGTCGACACCATCGACACCCTCGACAGCGGCGTACCCAACGCGATCCGCGTGTTCGAGGAACTGCGGCGCGACGGCCACGAACCGGTGGGCGTGCGCCTCGACTCGGGCGACCTCGCCCACCTGGCCGTGCGCGCGGCGAAGATGCTCGACGACGCCGGCTTCGAGAAGGTCGCGATCGTGCTGAGCAACCAGTTGGACGAAGCGGTGATCCAGCAGATCCGCGAACAGATCACCGAGGAGGCACCGGAGCACGGCATGGACGCCGACTCCGTGCTCGGGCGCCTGGCCTACGGCGTGGGCACCGCTCTGATCACCAGCCAGGGCCACCCGGCGCTCGACGGCGTCTACAAGCTCACCGCCCTCGAACGCGACGGCGCGTGGCAGCCGGTGCTGAAGATCTCGGAGTCCCCCGAGAAGATCCCGACACCGGGACCGAAAACCGTGTGGCGCCTGTACGATCCCGACGGTCACGCGATCGTCGACCTGGTCGCCACCGACGACGAGGATCCCCTCGAACACGATCCCCTGCGCCTGCACCACGCCACGAAGGAGGGCGTGCACCGCGACCTGGCGGCGTCGGAGGTCGGCCAGGCCGAACGGCTGCTCGAACGCGTGTTCGCCGACGGTGCATCGACGCTCGGCGACGAATCGATCGAGACCATGCGCCAGCGCCGACACGACGACCTCGAACGTCTGCATGCCGGCGTGCGCCGGATCCTGCATCCGCACCGCTATCACGTG is drawn from Candidatus Krumholzibacteriia bacterium and contains these coding sequences:
- a CDS encoding nicotinate phosphoribosyltransferase translates to MDPTRRHRIEGILATDFYQLTAAQAYWKQGLAGRRAQFDYFFRSYPDYGGHAAGYCIGAGLQWLLEWMHESSFDDEALSTLREHRNARGDRMFDDGFLEWLREHGDFSTTELLAVPEGRVVHANVPLVLARGPLAMLQVLETPLLMHLNYPTLVATKAARIRLAGAGGLFMEFGARRAHDRAAHAGARAALIGGADFSSNTGISFDLGLPPKGTHAHALVQAHLADGKTELDAFRAFAASQPDDCVLLVDTIDTLDSGVPNAIRVFEELRRDGHEPVGVRLDSGDLAHLAVRAAKMLDDAGFEKVAIVLSNQLDEAVIQQIREQITEEAPEHGMDADSVLGRLAYGVGTALITSQGHPALDGVYKLTALERDGAWQPVLKISESPEKIPTPGPKTVWRLYDPDGHAIVDLVATDDEDPLEHDPLRLHHATKEGVHRDLAASEVGQAERLLERVFADGASTLGDESIETMRQRRHDDLERLHAGVRRILHPHRYHVSLSHRMWELKTRLVEKISSGA
- the pncA gene encoding bifunctional nicotinamidase/pyrazinamidase, producing MSREHTCLLVVDVQPDFMPGGGLAVEGGDEIVGPLGQLIGDGEFGVIVATQDWHPAGHVSFASSHEGKQPMETLELHGHDQILWPDHCVQGTEKAQLHAGLPLQHLDAIVRKGTDPTVDSYSGFRDNWNAEGERPATGLAGYLRERGIRALVVAGLARDVCVKWTIEDAVEAGFDVAFPWDLSRSVDPSKDDDLRRHFEELGVEVTERQALVR
- a CDS encoding FlgD immunoglobulin-like domain containing protein; amino-acid sequence: MDSHPRCPSSFLLLFSGALLALPAVAPAAGAPHLARVYTLDGEFVHDVGEIQLHVTNFGLIGSLPGNTCSFCDAPSAMWPADSGVDHVYQAGLWIGALLDGQPLVTTAAPSGRELRDDAVDPLATIYEATEGEPGGRRYPHPGFDDDGDGLEDEDPLNGRDDDLDGAIDEDFAAVSDQYFRAFLTDDDDAILANEPDHTPLHLQVVQESFAWSDDDVDDFVGFEFTITASDDFPADRVLEDVHLGFYVDPDIGPRGVPGIASDDLPDFFDGLVRAPNSSLVPLTLASAYDADGDGGVSPGHVGVLFFDRETTGFQVFQGNLTFDQGGDPTTDAERYALLSESGYDATPTGTTNAGDYRILISTGPIEEFRIDDEIRLRLALVVGAGRDGLLTHAAQAYLTSYGRFFDRDGDPDTGDDGREYRVAWIPPGQNPVSIHDEDEAVDPVVASWRGALLPNVPNPFNPATEIRFRLPAAGSVSLQIHDAAGRRVRSLELGSMPAGESAWSWNGTDDQGRAVASGVYLVRLATDRGVDSRRIVLAR